Part of the Chanos chanos chromosome 5, fChaCha1.1, whole genome shotgun sequence genome, ggagagagagagagaacgagagagcgTGAGAAGGATGGGAAGACGAGAGCGGGGCTGCTGTCTGGGTGTGTCTACGGCCGTGTTCTATGGCTCTCTGTCCCTGTTCGTCTCCATCCTACACAACGTTTTCCTGCTTTACTATGTCGAGACCTTCGTGTCCGTCTACAAGATCGATAAGCTGTCCTTCTGGGTAGGGGAGGTGAGTACGATTGGCCTCTTTGTTAATAAAATAGAATGGAGTACTTAATTGTCTGGTATTATTTGTAGTACGGAAATATTTCCTGTCTTTGTGGTGATTTGATAAATGCGGAATATTCAAAACCTTGCTTGACTTTAAATGTACATTGAGTATTTAAAACTTGTTAAATACACCACCGTGAGTTTGAGCTTGAAATCAAAATGGATGCAAGACTGTTTGTGCCTGTTCATGTCCTCTGCTCAATCAAGGTGCATTTATcgaaatcatttatttatttgtttatttatttgtattgaaAGATGGTGCTAACGCAGGCGACGGCCTGGCGTTTCAGCCTGAGTAAAAGTTCTGTGCTGAATTCAGTGGATTTGAGATTTCAGGTTTGGGCCTGTATGGACGTATGGTTGCAGCTGCTGTATCTGCAGGGCTCTGGTCTGTCATTACATAAGCttatatattctctctctttttctcttcctccgtGCAGACAATATTTCTGATATGGAACAGTTTAAATGACCCTCTGTTTGGATGGCTGAGTGATCGCTCCTTCCTCAGCTCCTCTCAGTAAGAACTccctcagatacacacacacacacacacacacacacacacacacactctctctctctctagccatGTGCAGTTCCTGtatgtttgctgtttttaatcGTTCGTGTTTACTCTGAGGGAGTCGGTCtactgcctctgtgtgtcttttgttaccagagtgtttttgtttcagaatCTTCCTGGTGTATCCACTCAAGCTTATTCTTCTCTAATGCTCACTTACTGAGCAATGTATGTCAAAATACTTATGCCATTCAGTGATCTCTCAGGAAGTGTCTCCATTTTGACTTTCTTCAGaccctactctctctctgacacacacacacacacacacacacacactccctcacgtCCTCTCtccttgtgtctgtgcgtgtgttgtgtttttagaTCTGGACCTCAGATATCCTCTCCGGAGGTGATTCTGAAGCGCCTCGGGGCGCTTTCTCGGAACGGGCCGCTCTTCGCCCTGTCGTTCCTGGCGTTTTGGGTGGCGTGGGCGCAGCCGGGCCTCCAGTTCCtgctctgcctgtgtctgtacGACGGGTTTCTCACCGTGGTCGACCTCAACCACAACGCCCTGCTGGCCGACCTGGCCGTCTCCGCCGGCGACCGGACACGCCTCAACTTCTACAGCTCCCTGTTCAGCGCTCTGGGATccctctccgtctttctctcgTACTCCTTCTGGGACAAAGaggattttttctcttttcggATTTTCTGCGTGGCGCTGGCCGCGGTGTCCATGCTGGGGTTTGCCGTGGTGTCGCGTCTACTGCGTCACAGGTTCCAGATCGAAGTCCGTCCGCGCAAGCAGGAGGAGAACACGCTGAAAGAGTAAGCAGTCTTCACCTCTTTTCACAACATGCactttgtgtgtcagtgcagaggGAATATTCGATATGTTTTTAAATCTAACAGGATCATCAAAGAATGCATTCTACAAACAACATTGAACCCCTATGTGCTAAACATGTCCATTAGCTGTATGGTGTGAATGAGTATTTCTGCATGTTTAGCTTGTAATAGTTCAGGTGCTGGTATAACCGTATAAACAGTGATGGACTTGTTAATCACCCatctgcagtctcactgaaagGGCTTTACAGCGTGAAACTCTGTAATGCGGTGATACAGGGAGACGGTTGTGAAGGTAAACAGTTTGCCGAGGGGCAGACAAATGCTGAtggagtctgacacacacacaccacacacacacacacacacacagagactgattATGTCACACCACTGTCCCATTCACAGTGAATCTCACTGTGGGAAAAGCCAGGGAACAAAGCAGTCTCATTTAACTCTCCTGTCGTCACtgaatctctctttcttgtctcctttcttttttttctctctctctgtctctttttagaCTTAGTATTGGGCATGCTCCTCATGCCCCTGCTGAGAGGTCTATTACTCTTGGGGAGTATCTTAAACAGCTGTCACGGCACAGGAACTTCTTATGGTTCACCTCTATGAACCTGGTACAGGTAAataccgcacacacacaccacactcataccacacacacacacacacgcacacacagatgccctGCTCTTCACTTCAGTGTAtcttaaacacatacataccacacagacacatatacacacacacacacacacacgcacatccggAAAGGTACTaatgctctgtttctctctccaggtGTTTCACTGCCACTTCAACAGtaattttttccctctgtttctggaGCACCTCCTCTCTGACAGGATCTCTGCCTCCACAGGCTCCTTCCTCCTGGGTAAGAGTGTGCTCCAGGAGCTGGGCGTTACCTCCTCATAAACCCAGAACTCAAATGACCTCAGCAAATGTCTTTCCCAGCGCTGTCTGCAAACACTCTGTCATTTTTCCGATCACAAACTTTCCTCTCTGAGGATCAGGTTACTTGGTTACGCGGGCAGTGTGACTAAACAAAAGCCGATGTGAAAAATATGTATTAACTCTTACTGTTTGAGAAGACATACAGTACACAGGTTACTTCACAATTTCCCCGGGCCAAAACTGTGATTTCACATGGCATGTGGAAATATGCACCTTTTGTCccagttttcattttgaactCCCTCAGAATTCCCtgacatatttctgttttcagctgtAATTATATCCTTCCTGTCAGCTTGTTTTTTGTAATACACACTCTTAAGTTATTTCAAGTTGTCTGATGTGTTATTAGTATTACCTGTCagtattatttatatatattttagtaCATTATTAAAACACAGTTCTACAGGAGGTGATCTGAAACACCCAGACTAAATCATTTTCATCTAGGTCATCATTATtagaagcttttttttcctgggaaACATGTATGttcactcttcagccaatcagatacCGCTGTGACCTTTTCAAACTGAACATGCCTGGGCCTTCctgtaaaactctctctctctctctctctctctctctctctctcttctaaaaCACGCAGGCATCTCATACATTGCTCCTCATGTGAATAACCTGTATTTTCTGACGCTGTGTCGTAAACTGGGCGTGTACCAGGTCATTCGTTGGCTCTTCCTGCTCAAACTGGGACTCAGTGTAGCCATGCTGCTGGCTGGAGCAGACCACGTGTATCTGCTGTGCATTTTCATTGCCAGGTGAGAGagatctctctcacacacttacacacgctcacatgctaacacacatgctcaagcacactcacacacacacacacacacacactcacacgctcacatgctaacacacacacagacactcacatgctcaagcacactctcacacactcacacacacacacacacgacaatcTCTGGCATGGCTTGGGGCGCTCTTTAGATGGCAGTCCATAGGCATGTACTGATTTCAGATTGCTTTTATCAGCTGAAAATGACTTCCTTAACGCCCGGTTTTTGCAGTAAGTGGACATATAAAGCGTAGAGAAGTTGTAGTGCATAATTAGGCGTGATCATTATTTAAATAATCACATATGCTCGGTTAGACTGCGTAAATAATGTGCTGTGGATGTTGCTGTCTCAGACCAGTGTGGAATGTCACGTTTTCAtcatgaattatttatttatttatttttaaagcttGGTCAGTGTCCATTATGCCTCAGTGTACATAGGAATAGGATGCTGGTCTCAGGGAATCCTGCCTGAGTCAGTCCTCAGGAACAACTCTGTGCCAATGCTTGTGTGAGGAGCAGGAATGTAGGGATTAAATATAACGTGAGAGGAtgcacgtaaaaaaaaaaatcacgtgtCGATTTGGATCCACAATGAAGGGAAAGGCGTTTTACTCCCTTCAGCTTTCATTTTGAGTCCATAAACAGCATATTGGactaaatattcatattttgtatttctgtgtgcgtctctgtttctttttctcggTCAGTAACCGCGTGTTTACGGAGGGAACTTGTAAGTTGCTGAACCTCGTCATTACGGACCTGGTGGATGAGGATTTTGTGCTGAACCGCCGCCAGCAGGCAGCCTCTGCGTTGGTTTTTGGCATGGTCGCCCTGGTAACAAAACCAGGTCAAACCTTCGCCCCCCTCATTGGCACCTGGCTACTGTGTGTCTACACAGGTAAGAGTTTACAGCAGGCACAAACGTCATggcaacagttaaaaaaaaaaaaaaaaaaaaaaagagcccatGCTCCCTCATTCCACTCACGCAGTTTTTCCCCCCGTCATAGATTACGCAATGTTCATCcttagccacacacacacacacacacacaggcatgcaaaATACAGAAGACAGTTAACGTGAAATCACTCCCTCACCCTTGAACAAATAAACTTCCCGCCTTATCAACAGCTACAGTCAACTGGCTTAAATTAAATCATTCTCTTAAAAGTTCAGTGTGCACTC contains:
- the mfsd13a gene encoding transmembrane protein 180 is translated as MGRRERGCCLGVSTAVFYGSLSLFVSILHNVFLLYYVETFVSVYKIDKLSFWVGETIFLIWNSLNDPLFGWLSDRSFLSSSQSGPQISSPEVILKRLGALSRNGPLFALSFLAFWVAWAQPGLQFLLCLCLYDGFLTVVDLNHNALLADLAVSAGDRTRLNFYSSLFSALGSLSVFLSYSFWDKEDFFSFRIFCVALAAVSMLGFAVVSRLLRHRFQIEVRPRKQEENTLKELSIGHAPHAPAERSITLGEYLKQLSRHRNFLWFTSMNLVQVFHCHFNSNFFPLFLEHLLSDRISASTGSFLLGISYIAPHVNNLYFLTLCRKLGVYQVIRWLFLLKLGLSVAMLLAGADHVYLLCIFIASNRVFTEGTCKLLNLVITDLVDEDFVLNRRQQAASALVFGMVALVTKPGQTFAPLIGTWLLCVYTGYDVFERDPLKDASMASAAAGGTGSALSMPLRQGCFYLLVFVPISCALLQLMAWSRFTLHGRRLQGIKALREGAQQSHLMGVKAI